One window from the genome of Streptomyces sp. NBC_00708 encodes:
- a CDS encoding MbtH family NRPS accessory protein: protein MWENKWGTVVTNPFDDESGRFVTLVNGEGQYSLWPAHIEVPGGWSVGGPEGSRQECLDAIEAAWTDMRPAGLVRAMESDAG, encoded by the coding sequence ATGTGGGAAAACAAGTGGGGGACGGTCGTGACCAATCCTTTCGATGACGAGTCGGGGCGGTTCGTGACGCTGGTGAACGGCGAGGGGCAGTACTCGCTGTGGCCCGCGCACATCGAGGTTCCGGGCGGATGGAGCGTCGGCGGCCCGGAGGGTTCGCGACAGGAATGTCTCGACGCGATCGAGGCGGCGTGGACGGACATGCGGCCCGCCGGCCTGGTACGGGCCATGGAGTCGGACGCCGGATAG
- the thpR gene encoding RNA 2',3'-cyclic phosphodiesterase has translation MRYQCRVTEENPPATVRVFIALAPPDTAKDELARELRPVYDTHPQVRWNRVEDWHITLAFLGEIPVAAVPLLRPPLAALASSHPAPRLALHGGGTFDERVAWSGIAGDLDGLHLLAAGVRSVVADCGIILENRPLRPHLTLARVRRGDHTSAGEIAARLTEFRGRSWPAERLHLVGSNAGRSPGQIRYRDIEAWPLAAAVPGARM, from the coding sequence ATGCGATACCAATGCCGTGTGACCGAAGAGAACCCGCCCGCGACCGTTCGTGTGTTCATCGCCCTGGCCCCGCCCGACACCGCGAAGGACGAACTGGCCCGGGAACTGCGCCCGGTGTACGACACGCATCCGCAGGTGCGGTGGAACCGCGTCGAGGACTGGCACATCACCCTGGCGTTCCTCGGTGAGATCCCGGTGGCGGCCGTCCCGCTGCTGCGCCCGCCGCTCGCCGCTCTCGCCTCGTCCCACCCGGCTCCCCGCCTGGCCCTGCACGGCGGCGGCACGTTCGACGAACGGGTGGCGTGGAGCGGGATCGCCGGGGACCTCGACGGACTGCACCTGCTCGCCGCCGGCGTCCGGTCGGTGGTGGCGGACTGCGGCATCATCCTGGAGAACCGGCCCCTGCGCCCCCATCTCACCCTGGCCCGGGTCCGCCGGGGCGACCACACATCGGCCGGGGAGATCGCGGCGCGGCTCACGGAGTTCCGCGGCCGCTCCTGGCCCGCCGAGCGCCTGCACCTGGTCGGCAGCAACGCGGGACGCAGCCCCGGGCAGATCCGTTACCGCGACATCGAGGCGTGGCCGCTCGCCGCGGCGGTGCCCGGCGCCCGGATGTGA
- a CDS encoding hemerythrin domain-containing protein, translating into MGHGGNVIAELTTDHREVDELFARIEAQPVGDEQRRKLADELTIELVRHSVAEEMHLYPVVRRYVDDGDDMADKELEDHAKVERHLKELEGLPADDPQFDHLVATLKLEVSEHVRDEENRLFPLLAAAVSPETLDQLGEKIRAAKKTAPTRPHPSVPDTPPGNKILGPGAGLVDRARDLLSGRGRS; encoded by the coding sequence ATGGGACACGGCGGAAATGTGATCGCGGAGCTCACCACGGACCACCGCGAGGTCGACGAACTGTTCGCGAGGATCGAGGCCCAGCCGGTCGGCGACGAGCAGCGCAGGAAGCTCGCCGACGAGCTGACGATCGAACTGGTCCGTCACTCCGTGGCGGAGGAGATGCACCTGTACCCGGTGGTGCGGCGGTACGTGGACGACGGCGACGACATGGCCGACAAGGAGCTGGAGGACCACGCGAAGGTGGAGCGGCACCTCAAGGAGCTGGAAGGGCTGCCGGCGGACGACCCGCAGTTCGACCACCTGGTGGCGACGCTGAAACTGGAGGTCAGCGAGCACGTGCGCGACGAGGAGAACCGGCTCTTCCCGCTGCTCGCGGCGGCCGTCTCCCCCGAGACCCTGGACCAGTTGGGCGAGAAGATCCGTGCGGCGAAGAAGACCGCCCCGACCCGTCCGCACCCCTCCGTCCCCGACACCCCGCCCGGCAACAAGATCCTCGGCCCCGGTGCCGGGCTGGTCGACCGGGCCCGCGACCTGCTGAGCGGCCGCGGCAGGAGCTGA
- a CDS encoding FAD-dependent oxidoreductase → MTHPRPLPGLDESFWMDSTAAPDHPSLASDTDADVVVIGGGIAGLSTAWELSRTGRSVVVLEADRIAAGVTGYTTAKVSALQSLVYDRLRRTRGVDATRLYAASQQDAVDRVAGIVEELRIACDLERVSAYAYAASEASRPLIEAEARAAVEAGLDAAYVTGTGLPFPVAGAVRAGGQAQFHPRKYLLALAGDLVARGGRIFERSRVTGLAEGTPCRVTSESGRTVTARNVVVATHYPVFDRAMLFARLSPRRELVVAAPIAADEAPEGMYITEDEGKRSVRSAPLDDARRLLIVTGESFTPGTGDPAEGFRRLDGWMHERFPVGPTAYRWAAQDNDPSDTVPLIGPFHIGARHTYVATGFGGWGMTGGVLAGRLLTSLISEGTPALPWAELYDPRRLGSAVREAGSLLGAQAEVAKHFVGDRLRVSHLDSVSQVPPGTGAVVRVKGRRCAVYRDPDGSVRAVSARCTHLGCLVAFNEAETAWECPCHGSRFAVDGTVLQGPAVRPLEVLDPGEG, encoded by the coding sequence ATGACCCACCCCCGTCCCCTGCCCGGACTGGACGAGTCCTTCTGGATGGACAGCACCGCCGCGCCGGACCACCCGTCCCTGGCCTCGGACACCGATGCGGACGTCGTCGTGATCGGCGGCGGGATCGCGGGCCTGAGCACGGCATGGGAGCTGAGCCGGACGGGGCGCAGCGTGGTGGTGCTGGAGGCGGACCGCATCGCCGCGGGAGTCACCGGCTACACCACGGCCAAGGTCTCCGCGCTCCAGTCCCTGGTGTACGACAGGCTGCGGCGGACCAGGGGCGTGGACGCCACCCGGCTGTACGCGGCGTCGCAGCAGGACGCGGTGGACCGGGTGGCCGGGATCGTCGAGGAGCTGCGGATCGCGTGCGACCTGGAACGGGTGAGCGCGTACGCCTACGCGGCCTCGGAGGCGTCACGGCCGCTGATCGAGGCGGAGGCGCGTGCGGCCGTCGAGGCGGGTCTCGACGCCGCGTACGTCACCGGGACCGGGCTGCCGTTCCCGGTCGCCGGGGCGGTACGGGCCGGGGGCCAGGCCCAGTTCCACCCGCGCAAGTACCTGCTGGCTCTGGCCGGGGACCTGGTCGCGCGCGGGGGCCGCATCTTCGAGCGCAGCCGGGTCACCGGTCTCGCGGAGGGCACGCCGTGCCGGGTGACCAGCGAGTCGGGGCGGACGGTGACGGCCAGGAACGTGGTCGTGGCCACGCACTACCCGGTCTTCGACCGCGCGATGCTGTTCGCCCGGCTCTCGCCCCGGCGGGAGCTGGTCGTCGCGGCGCCGATCGCGGCGGACGAGGCGCCGGAGGGCATGTACATCACGGAGGACGAGGGGAAGCGTTCGGTGCGCTCCGCCCCGCTCGACGACGCCAGGCGCCTGCTGATCGTGACCGGGGAGAGCTTCACACCGGGCACCGGGGACCCCGCGGAGGGGTTCCGCCGGCTCGACGGCTGGATGCACGAACGGTTCCCGGTGGGCCCGACGGCGTACCGGTGGGCGGCACAGGACAACGATCCCAGCGATACGGTGCCGCTCATCGGGCCGTTCCACATCGGGGCCCGTCATACGTATGTGGCGACCGGTTTCGGCGGCTGGGGCATGACCGGTGGGGTGCTCGCCGGCCGTCTGCTGACCTCACTCATCTCCGAGGGAACCCCGGCGCTGCCGTGGGCGGAGCTGTACGACCCCCGTCGGCTGGGCAGCGCGGTGCGCGAGGCCGGGTCGCTGCTGGGAGCGCAGGCGGAGGTGGCGAAACACTTCGTCGGCGACCGGCTGCGCGTCAGCCACCTGGACTCGGTGAGCCAGGTCCCGCCGGGCACGGGGGCGGTGGTCCGGGTGAAGGGCCGTCGCTGCGCCGTGTACCGGGATCCGGACGGCAGCGTACGTGCGGTGTCCGCGCGCTGTACGCATCTGGGGTGTCTGGTCGCGTTCAACGAGGCGGAGACGGCGTGGGAGTGCCCGTGCCACGGATCGCGTTTCGCTGTCGACGGGACGGTGCTCCAGGGCCCGGCGGTCCGGCCGCTGGAGGTGCTGGACCCCGGCGAGGGGTGA
- a CDS encoding peptidoglycan bridge formation glycyltransferase FemA/FemB family protein: protein MDLRLRTISRDEHMAFVDSLPSASHMQVPSWGEVKPDWRAESLGWFDDTGRITGVALVLYRPLPKLKRFLAYLPEGPVIDWYDDDLDRWLKPLLDHLKGQGAFTVKMGPPVVARRWDAATVKEAVADPDAHRLGEVAPTEQDPRAFALMGRLRAAGWQQSGGDSEEGFAAGQPRYVFQLPLAGRSLDEILSGFNQLWRRNIKKADKAGVKVVRGDYADLDTFYALYTETAERDRFIPRPVEYFQRMWKALTAEHPDRMRLYLAAHDGDVLAAATMLTVGGHVWYSYGASTSRRREVQPNNAIQWQMIRDAHALGAHVYDFRGTTDTLDESNHLLGLLRFKAGTGGQAAEYAGEWDYPLNKVLHKAFNLYLARR from the coding sequence ATGGACCTCCGCCTGAGGACGATCAGCCGGGACGAGCACATGGCGTTCGTCGACAGCCTGCCGTCGGCGAGCCACATGCAGGTCCCGTCCTGGGGCGAGGTGAAACCCGACTGGCGGGCGGAGAGCCTCGGCTGGTTCGACGACACCGGCCGGATCACCGGCGTGGCCCTGGTCCTGTACCGGCCGCTCCCGAAGCTCAAGCGCTTCCTCGCCTATCTCCCCGAGGGGCCCGTGATCGACTGGTACGACGACGACCTCGACCGGTGGCTGAAGCCGCTCCTCGACCACCTCAAGGGGCAGGGCGCGTTCACCGTGAAGATGGGCCCGCCCGTCGTCGCCCGCCGCTGGGACGCGGCCACCGTGAAGGAGGCCGTCGCCGACCCGGATGCGCACCGCCTCGGCGAGGTCGCCCCCACGGAACAGGACCCACGCGCCTTCGCGCTGATGGGCCGTCTGCGGGCCGCGGGCTGGCAGCAGTCCGGCGGCGACAGCGAGGAGGGCTTCGCCGCCGGCCAGCCGCGCTACGTCTTCCAGCTCCCCCTCGCGGGCCGCTCGCTCGACGAGATCCTGAGCGGCTTCAACCAGCTGTGGCGCCGCAACATCAAGAAGGCGGACAAGGCGGGCGTCAAGGTCGTCCGGGGCGACTACGCCGACCTGGACACCTTCTACGCCCTCTACACCGAGACCGCCGAGCGCGACCGGTTCATCCCCCGCCCCGTGGAGTACTTCCAGCGCATGTGGAAGGCGCTCACCGCCGAACACCCGGACCGGATGCGGCTCTACCTCGCGGCGCACGACGGGGACGTGCTGGCCGCCGCCACCATGCTCACCGTCGGCGGCCACGTCTGGTATTCGTACGGCGCCTCCACCAGCCGCAGGCGCGAGGTCCAGCCCAACAACGCCATCCAGTGGCAGATGATCCGCGACGCCCACGCCCTGGGCGCGCACGTCTACGACTTCCGGGGCACGACCGACACGCTCGACGAGAGCAACCACCTGCTGGGCCTGCTCCGCTTCAAGGCCGGCACCGGGGGACAGGCGGCCGAGTACGCCGGCGAGTGGGACTACCCGCTCAACAAGGTCCTGCACAAGGCGTTCAACCTGTACCTGGCCCGGCGGTAG
- a CDS encoding MFS transporter, translated as MTTTAVRPRAALLASVAGAMIVALDGTVLLVAQPELRRDLGATVTQVQWTSTGYLLAVAALLVVAGRLGDRYGHRRLLCVGALGFGAASAGIGLAPGIGWVIALRAAQGVFGALLQPATLALLRLVYPADRLGAAVALRTSAIGVAAAAGPVLGGVLVTHWGWRAVFLINIPAALAIAALTLAVRVPDVPRVAFRRFDLAAGALLAAALAVLVHTLAGIPEEGWTGAGTGLGLLLSALLGAALIGHEHRSAQPVVPPAVTRSVPVMASMALLLTTSGGLFGALFVITFFLQQGLGLGPLACGLRCLPLTLLMIAGAPVASAALARFGPRRTALTGQMGVVAAVLGLSQLSPGASWTGTGLVLALLGAGFTAVMVTATGTVVGDAPPGYAGVVGGLKQTSMNVGPTLGIAVAAGLMPLTAPAQPALAAPWPGTGHALPAVAALAALGLLPASLLPRR; from the coding sequence GTGACGACCACCGCGGTGCGGCCCCGCGCCGCGCTCCTGGCCTCGGTGGCGGGCGCGATGATCGTGGCCCTGGACGGCACGGTGCTGCTCGTCGCCCAGCCGGAGCTGCGCCGCGATCTCGGGGCGACGGTGACCCAGGTCCAGTGGACGAGCACCGGCTACCTGCTCGCCGTCGCCGCCCTCCTCGTCGTCGCCGGGCGGCTGGGGGACCGGTACGGGCACCGGAGGCTGCTGTGCGTCGGGGCGCTCGGCTTCGGCGCCGCGTCGGCGGGCATCGGGCTCGCCCCGGGCATCGGCTGGGTCATCGCGCTGCGCGCCGCCCAGGGCGTGTTCGGCGCCCTCCTGCAACCGGCGACGCTCGCCCTGCTCCGGCTCGTGTACCCGGCGGACCGGCTCGGCGCGGCGGTCGCCCTCCGCACCAGCGCGATCGGGGTGGCCGCGGCGGCCGGGCCGGTGCTCGGCGGAGTGCTGGTCACGCACTGGGGGTGGCGGGCCGTGTTCCTGATCAACATTCCGGCCGCCCTCGCCATCGCCGCCCTCACCCTTGCCGTACGCGTCCCCGACGTGCCGCGCGTCGCCTTCCGCCGGTTCGACCTCGCCGCCGGCGCCCTGCTGGCCGCCGCGCTCGCCGTCCTCGTCCACACCCTGGCAGGTATCCCGGAGGAGGGCTGGACCGGCGCCGGAACCGGGCTCGGTCTCCTGCTGAGCGCGCTGCTCGGGGCGGCACTGATCGGCCACGAACACCGCAGCGCACAGCCGGTCGTGCCGCCGGCGGTGACGCGCTCGGTACCCGTGATGGCCTCGATGGCGCTACTGCTCACCACCTCCGGCGGGCTGTTCGGCGCGCTGTTCGTGATCACCTTCTTCCTGCAGCAGGGCCTCGGCCTCGGCCCGCTCGCCTGCGGACTGCGCTGCCTGCCGCTGACCCTGCTCATGATCGCCGGAGCGCCCGTCGCATCGGCCGCCCTGGCCCGGTTCGGGCCCCGCCGCACCGCGCTCACCGGCCAGATGGGCGTCGTGGCCGCCGTCCTGGGCCTCTCCCAACTGTCCCCGGGGGCCTCCTGGACCGGGACGGGCCTGGTCCTCGCGCTCCTGGGCGCGGGCTTCACCGCCGTCATGGTCACCGCCACCGGCACCGTCGTCGGGGACGCGCCACCCGGATACGCGGGGGTGGTCGGGGGCCTCAAGCAGACCTCCATGAACGTGGGTCCGACGCTCGGGATCGCCGTCGCCGCCGGGCTGATGCCCCTCACCGCACCGGCGCAACCGGCCCTCGCCGCTCCGTGGCCCGGCACGGGGCATGCACTGCCGGCGGTCGCCGCCCTCGCCGCGCTCGGCCTGCTCCCGGCGTCGCTGCTGCCCCGGCGCTGA
- a CDS encoding TetR/AcrR family transcriptional regulator, translated as MDHSNPLRERLVDAGVDLVMTEGSAALGLREIARRAGVSHGAPRRYFPTHHSLLSAIARRGFTDLTARLAAATEGARTPRDRLRALAEAFLVHAAEHRGMFELMFRHDLLDSEAHAGDARPAGAQEGGARSEAAPADAGTTDLPRLRDSTLPLFAHLVELVARDRDHWRARCTGPSYASAPPPAVTAAALWTNLHGIAVLRASGALPLALGTSLPEGGDGPDPLVTAVLDAHLGRVNP; from the coding sequence ATGGATCACTCGAACCCCCTGCGGGAACGCCTGGTCGACGCGGGCGTCGACCTCGTCATGACCGAAGGCTCCGCCGCGCTGGGCCTCCGCGAGATCGCCCGCCGGGCGGGGGTGTCCCACGGGGCACCACGCCGCTACTTCCCGACGCACCACTCCCTGCTCTCCGCCATCGCCCGGCGGGGCTTCACCGACCTCACCGCCCGGCTGGCGGCGGCGACGGAGGGAGCACGGACCCCGCGCGACCGGCTGCGGGCCCTCGCCGAGGCGTTCCTGGTCCACGCGGCGGAGCACCGCGGCATGTTCGAGCTGATGTTCCGCCACGACCTGCTCGACAGCGAGGCCCATGCGGGTGACGCGCGGCCGGCCGGGGCTCAGGAGGGCGGGGCGCGGTCCGAGGCGGCCCCCGCCGACGCCGGGACGACGGACCTGCCGCGGCTGCGCGACTCGACCCTCCCGCTGTTCGCGCACCTCGTCGAGCTCGTCGCCCGGGACCGCGACCACTGGAGGGCGCGCTGCACGGGCCCCTCGTACGCATCCGCCCCGCCGCCCGCCGTGACCGCGGCCGCCCTGTGGACCAACCTGCACGGCATCGCCGTACTCCGGGCCAGCGGCGCCCTCCCGCTCGCCCTGGGCACCTCGCTTCCCGAGGGCGGCGACGGGCCGGACCCCCTCGTCACGGCGGTGCTCGACGCCCATCTCGGCCGGGTGAACCCGTGA
- a CDS encoding gas vesicle protein: MADQRRSHAGTTKTATTRRASSARGPEHAARAACQSLEGLIDHHAEGVSAVRRTDDGWCVVVDVLEVPRIPDTTSLLASYEVQLDRSGELLEYRRVRRYRRGAADE, translated from the coding sequence ATGGCAGATCAGCGGCGCTCCCATGCCGGAACCACGAAAACAGCGACCACTCGTCGCGCCTCGTCCGCACGGGGCCCCGAGCATGCGGCCCGCGCTGCCTGCCAGAGCCTGGAGGGTCTCATCGACCACCATGCGGAGGGCGTGTCCGCCGTCCGGCGCACCGACGACGGCTGGTGCGTCGTCGTGGACGTTCTCGAAGTGCCCCGGATTCCGGACACCACGAGCCTCCTCGCCTCCTACGAGGTGCAGCTGGACCGGTCCGGTGAGCTCCTGGAGTACCGCAGGGTCCGCCGGTACCGCCGGGGCGCCGCCGACGAGTGA
- the gvpA gene encoding gas vesicle structural protein GvpA, protein MTATTYSDEVVACPPRAGTLYDVLELILDRGMVIDVFIRVSLVGIEILKIDARIVVASVDTYLRFAEACNRLDLERDSGSTTVPELIGGGAVKSIGKRKVRKAAESVGDTVRKAVGGDEAEEEPEERPRKRRAPARSSESRRRRVEA, encoded by the coding sequence ATGACCGCGACCACCTACTCCGACGAAGTCGTCGCCTGCCCGCCGCGCGCCGGCACCCTGTACGACGTCCTGGAGCTGATCCTCGACCGGGGCATGGTGATCGATGTGTTCATCAGGGTCTCCCTGGTCGGCATCGAGATCCTCAAGATAGACGCGCGCATCGTCGTCGCGAGCGTGGACACCTATCTGCGGTTCGCCGAGGCGTGCAACCGGCTCGACCTGGAGCGGGACTCCGGCAGCACCACCGTTCCGGAGCTGATCGGCGGCGGCGCCGTCAAGTCCATCGGCAAGCGGAAGGTGCGCAAGGCGGCCGAGTCGGTGGGCGACACCGTGCGCAAGGCGGTCGGCGGCGACGAGGCGGAGGAGGAGCCGGAGGAGCGGCCGAGGAAGCGGCGTGCCCCGGCGCGCAGCAGTGAGAGCCGGCGCCGCCGTGTGGAGGCCTGA
- a CDS encoding GvpL/GvpF family gas vesicle protein, whose product MTADGVYVYAITRAGITLPDGQGGVGGPPARPRTVRHGRLAAVVSDAPPDLRARRRDLLAHQDLLLRLMDEGPVLPMRFGMVAPGRDTVLRQLAADEAAHTEALERLAGCHEINVKALAAEDALADVVAEDSTVRRLRDAARRRPGYEASLRLGEAVAAALARRASDAGRRLLRELTPRARAVAAGPEVQGCALNVSFLVERGAGEDFMAEAHRFAGAHRSHVRLRLAGPLPCYSFVAAEARPAPVGGG is encoded by the coding sequence GTGACAGCCGACGGTGTGTACGTCTACGCGATCACCCGGGCGGGCATCACCCTGCCCGACGGGCAGGGCGGAGTGGGCGGTCCGCCCGCCCGCCCCCGTACCGTCCGGCACGGCCGGCTGGCCGCCGTCGTCAGCGACGCTCCCCCGGATCTCCGGGCACGTCGCCGCGATCTGCTGGCTCATCAGGACCTGCTGCTGCGCCTCATGGACGAGGGGCCCGTACTGCCCATGCGGTTCGGCATGGTCGCTCCCGGCCGGGACACCGTGCTGCGACAGCTGGCGGCCGACGAGGCGGCTCACACGGAGGCCCTGGAACGGCTCGCGGGCTGCCACGAGATCAACGTCAAGGCGCTGGCGGCCGAGGACGCGCTCGCCGATGTCGTCGCCGAGGACAGCACCGTACGCAGGCTCCGTGACGCCGCGCGCCGGCGTCCGGGGTACGAGGCCAGTCTGCGGCTGGGCGAGGCGGTGGCCGCCGCCCTCGCGCGCCGGGCGTCCGACGCGGGACGACGGCTGCTGCGGGAACTGACGCCGAGGGCGCGGGCGGTGGCGGCGGGCCCGGAGGTCCAGGGGTGCGCCCTCAACGTCTCGTTCCTGGTGGAACGCGGGGCCGGTGAGGACTTCATGGCCGAGGCGCACCGGTTCGCGGGCGCCCACCGGAGCCATGTGCGGCTCCGTCTGGCCGGGCCGCTGCCGTGCTACAGCTTCGTGGCCGCCGAGGCCCGCCCGGCGCCTGTGGGCGGTGGCTGA
- a CDS encoding gas vesicle protein GvpG, with product MGLITGLLTLPVAPVRGVVWVAEKLHDAAERELHDPHVLRTQLAVLNQELEAGDITPEEFEREEERLLDRLHAARTGREPSDRR from the coding sequence ATGGGCCTGATCACCGGGCTGCTCACCCTGCCCGTCGCCCCTGTCCGGGGGGTGGTCTGGGTGGCGGAGAAGCTTCACGACGCGGCGGAGCGGGAGCTTCACGATCCCCACGTCCTGCGCACGCAACTGGCCGTACTCAACCAGGAGTTGGAGGCCGGGGACATCACGCCGGAGGAATTCGAACGGGAAGAGGAGCGGCTGCTCGACCGGCTGCACGCCGCTCGGACAGGCCGAGAGCCAAGCGATCGAAGGTGA
- a CDS encoding histone protein translates to MDDQAKVALAAAVVGGYVLGRTKKGRMALTVATYLAGRRFGLEPRQLAAEGVRRLGEVPQFAELQEQLRGEVMDAGRKAVTAAANRSMASLADTISDRTARLIEGPGEEDVNEEEAEGEDASYEDEEEPWDEDEDEDEDYEDEGEEEEEEEEEPEPEEEQAPPRRRPARKGDAAKAPAKKSAKKAAKKTAPAKKAAPAKKSAAKKASAKKQAAKKSAPARKAAPKKTAPAKKSAAKKTAPAKKTAAKKTSSSKRTASKRADRRR, encoded by the coding sequence ATGGATGACCAGGCGAAAGTGGCACTTGCGGCCGCGGTAGTGGGCGGCTATGTGCTGGGCCGGACCAAGAAGGGCCGGATGGCCCTGACCGTGGCGACGTACCTGGCGGGCAGACGGTTCGGGCTCGAACCCCGCCAGCTCGCCGCGGAGGGCGTGCGCCGCCTCGGCGAAGTCCCCCAGTTCGCCGAGCTCCAGGAGCAGCTGAGGGGCGAAGTGATGGACGCGGGCCGCAAGGCCGTGACCGCGGCGGCCAACCGCAGCATGGCGTCACTGGCCGACACGATCAGCGATCGCACCGCGCGCCTCATCGAAGGTCCGGGCGAGGAGGACGTGAACGAAGAGGAGGCGGAGGGCGAGGACGCCTCGTACGAGGACGAGGAGGAGCCCTGGGACGAGGACGAGGACGAGGACGAGGACTACGAGGACGAGGGAGAAGAGGAAGAAGAGGAAGAAGAGGAACCGGAGCCGGAGGAGGAACAGGCACCTCCCCGCCGGCGGCCGGCCCGTAAGGGCGACGCCGCAAAGGCACCGGCCAAGAAGTCCGCGAAGAAGGCGGCGAAGAAGACCGCTCCGGCCAAGAAGGCGGCACCCGCCAAGAAGTCCGCCGCGAAGAAGGCCTCCGCGAAGAAGCAGGCGGCCAAGAAGAGCGCGCCCGCCAGGAAGGCGGCACCGAAGAAGACGGCACCCGCCAAGAAGTCCGCGGCCAAGAAGACCGCTCCGGCGAAGAAGACCGCCGCGAAGAAGACGTCGTCGTCCAAGCGGACCGCTTCCAAGCGTGCCGATCGTCGGAGGTAG
- a CDS encoding SRPBCC family protein, giving the protein MARTEQDEQDDAQDESGTESGFGRLREELSGFLSAKVEDLAGKASEKLSDVAGQLTDSAESGSMPAIASRVLQGESPLKSFVSEKAKGVKDNVTEKAKEAFGGGKGKSKSGGGGKSMNIVEVLDVGVPLRTAYDYWTQYDKFSSFAKGVQDVSTSDEATSDWKVKIGPSSRSFKATVQEQIPDERIVWTSEGPKGTTRGAVSFHELTPNLTRIVLVVEYYPSGFFEKTGNLWRVQGRRIRLDFKHFQRYVTLTDEEPEAWRGEIRDGEVVVSHEDAVAEEEESEGDEKEPEDDEDYEDEDYEDGDEDYEEDEDEEDEDEWEDEEEPEDEEEEEEEDEDAEEPEPAPTRRRGRRSRRD; this is encoded by the coding sequence ATGGCCAGGACAGAACAAGACGAGCAGGACGATGCGCAGGACGAGTCCGGCACGGAGTCGGGCTTCGGCCGGCTCCGCGAGGAGCTCTCCGGCTTCCTCAGCGCGAAAGTGGAAGATCTCGCGGGGAAGGCGAGCGAAAAGCTCAGCGATGTCGCGGGCCAGCTGACGGACTCCGCCGAGAGCGGGTCGATGCCGGCCATCGCCTCCCGCGTCCTCCAGGGCGAGTCCCCGCTGAAGTCATTCGTCTCCGAGAAGGCCAAGGGCGTGAAGGACAACGTCACGGAGAAGGCCAAGGAGGCGTTCGGCGGCGGCAAGGGGAAGAGCAAGTCGGGTGGCGGCGGCAAGTCGATGAACATCGTCGAGGTACTCGATGTCGGTGTGCCGCTGCGCACGGCGTACGACTACTGGACCCAGTACGACAAGTTCAGCAGCTTCGCGAAGGGTGTCCAGGACGTATCGACGAGCGACGAGGCCACGAGCGACTGGAAGGTCAAGATCGGGCCGTCCTCGCGCAGCTTCAAGGCGACCGTCCAGGAACAGATCCCCGACGAGCGCATCGTGTGGACGTCGGAGGGCCCCAAGGGCACCACGCGCGGCGCCGTCAGCTTCCACGAGCTGACGCCGAACCTGACGCGCATCGTGCTGGTCGTCGAGTACTACCCGTCGGGCTTCTTCGAGAAGACGGGCAACCTCTGGCGCGTCCAGGGGCGCCGTATCCGCCTGGACTTCAAGCACTTCCAGCGGTACGTCACGCTCACCGACGAGGAGCCCGAAGCCTGGCGCGGCGAGATCCGCGACGGTGAGGTCGTCGTCTCCCACGAGGACGCCGTGGCCGAGGAGGAGGAGTCCGAGGGCGACGAGAAGGAGCCGGAGGACGACGAGGACTACGAGGACGAGGACTACGAGGACGGGGACGAGGACTACGAGGAGGACGAGGACGAGGAGGACGAGGACGAGTGGGAGGACGAGGAGGAACCGGAAGACGAAGAGGAGGAGGAAGAGGAAGACGAGGACGCGGAGGAGCCCGAGCCCGCTCCCACCAGGCGGCGCGGGCGGAGGTCCCGGCGTGACTGA
- a CDS encoding gas vesicle protein: protein MTDLDFRQDAYAPSGPQTTNLADILERVLDKGIVIAGDIKIDLLDIELLTIRLRLFVASVDTAKKAGIDWWETDPALSSHAARNALQDENRELRARLEALESGTSDAQEPQESGTKPSSRR from the coding sequence GTGACTGACCTCGACTTCCGGCAGGACGCCTACGCGCCCTCCGGTCCGCAGACCACCAACCTCGCCGACATCCTCGAACGCGTCCTGGACAAGGGCATCGTCATCGCCGGCGACATCAAGATCGACCTGCTGGACATCGAGCTGCTCACCATCCGACTGCGCCTCTTCGTCGCCTCCGTCGACACGGCGAAGAAGGCCGGCATCGACTGGTGGGAGACCGATCCCGCGCTCAGTTCGCACGCGGCGCGCAACGCCCTCCAGGACGAGAACCGGGAGCTGCGCGCCCGTCTGGAAGCCCTGGAGTCGGGGACGTCCGACGCGCAGGAGCCGCAGGAGTCCGGAACGAAGCCCTCGTCCCGGAGATGA